The Cryomorphaceae bacterium 1068 region GCGCATGTCAATCAGTTCACTCGCCTTTTTGATCAATCGAAAAGCCGCTTCAATAACGGGTTCGGGAGCACCGACAAAGGTGATCACCGTGCGGTTAGTGCTCTTACCCGGATCTACGTCCAAGAGCTTTACACCCTCGACGGTTTCTACGACTGAGGCGATTTCTTTAATGATCTTAGGGTCTCGTCCCTCGCTAATGTTGGGGACGCATTCGATGAGTGCTGACATGTTGATTTTATTCAGGTGGTTCGGGGGTCGAATATATGAATTCGCTATGGGTATGATGAAGAGATTCAAGTCTTTTTCAAAGCGATTTTTCGGTTTCTTTTTCTTTAGTTTTGTCCAACATGAGCGAAAAAAAAGAAAGGCCTCTCATCCTCGTTACTAATGACGATGGAATTACGGCAGGCGGTATTAGAAGCCTCATCGAGGTTGCGCAAGAATTTGGTGATGTTTGGGTAGTAGCTCCCGATAGCCCTCAAAGTGGAATGGGACATGCTATCACGGTGCACGATATTCTTCGATTAGAAGAAGTCAGTGATGTGGAAGGAGTAACGGAATTCAGCTGCACGGGCACTCCGGTAGATTGCGTTAAGCTTGCCATTTACCGCGTTCTCAAGAGGAAGCCTGATTTGCTTCTATCTGGAATTAATCACGGAGCAAATTACAGCATCAATGTCATTTACTCCGGTACCATGTCGGCCGCGGTAGAAGGAGCAGTGGAGGGTATTCCATCTATTGGATTCTCCTTGCTCGATCACAGTGCCGAAGCTGATTTTACAGCCAGTAAAGAAGTGGTAAGAAAAGTGGTAAAGAACGCCTTAGAGAAGGGTGTCCCCAAGAATACTTGCTTGAATGTAAATATTCCCAATGTCTCGATCGAAGAGATCAAAGGTATTCGGGTTTGCCGTCAGGCGAAAGCTTCTTGGGAAGATGATTTTGAGCCGCGAAAAGATCCTTCGGGAAAAATCTATTATTGGATAACCGGAAAGTTTGTAAATCCCGACAAAGGGGACGATACCGATGTTTGGGCATTGGATCACAATTATGTGTCCGTCGTTCCCGTTCAATTTGACCTCACAGCTCACCACGCTATGGCCGAGCTAAACGAATGGGATTATGATGCCTAAGAAAAAGTATGACAGTATGCCCCTGGGCTTGGCTGCGGGATTGATAAGCCCATTGATCGGTTTTGCCATCTACGGATTGCTGTGGTCCATCTACTTCGAAAAACCATTCGATTATTTTATTAATACCATATTCATCGGAGTTCAGGCTTTTCAATCTTCCATTGTGGCCCTCAGCTTGATTTTCAATCTGGTTCCTTTTTTCGTTTTTCTTCGTTCTGATCGATACCGAAGCGGAAGAGGAGTTCTGCTGGCTCTGTTTATCTACGTTCCTTTGGTTCTTTACCTTCGCTTCTGGTAATGAAGTATTATATCATATCAGGCGAAGCTTCGGGCGACTTGCACGGAAGCAATTTGGTTAAGGAAATCATTAAGAAGGATTCGGATGCAGAAATTCGCGCTTGGGGTGGTGACTTGATGAGCGAAGCGGGGGCCGATGTGGTCAAGCACTATCGCGATTTGGCCTTTATGGGTTTTGCTGAAGTTATTGCCAATATTGGCACTATTCTGAAAAACTTCAAGCTCTGCAAAGCCGATATTCTCAGCTTTTCTCCCGATGTCTTGATCTTAATTGACTATCCAGGGTTCAACCTTCGGATGGCGGAGTTTGCCCACAAAGAAGGAATTAAAGTCTTTTATTACATCTCTCCGCAAATCTGGGCTTGGAAACAAAATCGGGTAAAGAAGATCAAGGCCTACGTAGACGAGATGTATGTCATTCTCCCCTTTGAAAAAGACTTTTACGCCAAGTTTGACGTGGATGTGCATTTTGTTGGCCACCCACTGATTGATGCCGTTGATCAGTTTAAAGAAACCCTTCCCGATCAGGAACTGTTTTTTAAAGAGCACGGAATGTCAGACAGACCGCTTGTCTTGCTCATGCCGGGCAGTCGTAAGCAAGAGATTAGTAAGAAGCTTCCGCTAATGCTGCAAGTAGCCGAGAAGCACCCTGAATATCATTTTGTGGTTGCGGGAGCTCCGGGGCAGAACGCGGAATACTACCATGAATTTATAGGTAAGTCAAAGGTGCAGCTGATCTCCGGAAAGACTTACCAGCTCCTTTCTTATGCTCGCGCTGCTCTTGTGGCATCGGGCACGGCAACACTTGAGACAGCCATTTTTAGAGTGCCACAAGTCGTTTGTTACAGAGGAGGGTTTATCTCATATGTGATTGCCAAAAATCTGGTGAAGATCAAGTATATCTCCCTGGTCAATTTGATCATGGATCGAGAAGTAGTGAAGGAATTGATCCAAACCGAATTCAATTTCAAGAATCTCGATTCGGAGTTTTCCAAAATTGCAAAGGACGGGGAACCCCGCGCCAAGCAGCTACGAGAGTACGACGAGCTCTATGACAAACTCGGCGGAAAGGGTGCTTCTGCGCTTACCGCAGAACTCATGTTGAAAAGTCTGAATGATTGATAGGAGATGCCATCACCAGCATGCTAATTTCGTTTTATGAGAGGAGCCTTTCTCGCATTTTTTCTTTTGGTCTCATATTTCTCAAATGCAGCTACTGATTTTGAGTTGATTGACATTGGAATCCTTGATCCGATAAACCCGTCAGCTGTGCAGGTTATTCCTGAAATAGGATCATTTGCGGTCATTGCTGATGGTCACAATGAGGCTACAATAAGGGCAGGTGAAAGAGTTAGTCTTTCTTTATCCAACGGGCGGGTGAAGGTGAGTTTCCCCGGAAGGACACTAGGTCTTTTCAAAGAGGTTCGACTCATGAGTCTGAC contains the following coding sequences:
- the surE gene encoding 5'/3'-nucleotidase SurE, with translation MSEKKERPLILVTNDDGITAGGIRSLIEVAQEFGDVWVVAPDSPQSGMGHAITVHDILRLEEVSDVEGVTEFSCTGTPVDCVKLAIYRVLKRKPDLLLSGINHGANYSINVIYSGTMSAAVEGAVEGIPSIGFSLLDHSAEADFTASKEVVRKVVKNALEKGVPKNTCLNVNIPNVSIEEIKGIRVCRQAKASWEDDFEPRKDPSGKIYYWITGKFVNPDKGDDTDVWALDHNYVSVVPVQFDLTAHHAMAELNEWDYDA
- the lpxB gene encoding lipid-A-disaccharide synthase, with translation MKYYIISGEASGDLHGSNLVKEIIKKDSDAEIRAWGGDLMSEAGADVVKHYRDLAFMGFAEVIANIGTILKNFKLCKADILSFSPDVLILIDYPGFNLRMAEFAHKEGIKVFYYISPQIWAWKQNRVKKIKAYVDEMYVILPFEKDFYAKFDVDVHFVGHPLIDAVDQFKETLPDQELFFKEHGMSDRPLVLLMPGSRKQEISKKLPLMLQVAEKHPEYHFVVAGAPGQNAEYYHEFIGKSKVQLISGKTYQLLSYARAALVASGTATLETAIFRVPQVVCYRGGFISYVIAKNLVKIKYISLVNLIMDREVVKELIQTEFNFKNLDSEFSKIAKDGEPRAKQLREYDELYDKLGGKGASALTAELMLKSLND